One window of Scheffersomyces stipitis CBS 6054 chromosome 1, whole genome shotgun sequence genomic DNA carries:
- a CDS encoding predicted protein produces MVSFLRTFSLLKKSYKSEPALDAKCDNLAQPIDLTWIFGLPSEIVCLILKELPLADLVTLSRFNLPIQDAILQELARGPLYIDNLRSSHLARVGRLRLKQSQFVELANKHPYLKFGKIVTTTRICINLYTECKKAIETAEEIELVEYDCTPFFNVDLQTMSCNLTLVCETFQSIDSEFLPKTSLKLIQRLPAPFNFQALFSEEVVSAPILPEHLKSLEVPKLTIDASDISILPQTLETLQICINCEEDLVDISHLKVISHLSITVNNLESLKELILPSQTKELQLDCPTIKDFDSLDSYEHLRKLTIYSPKDISSKLFTETSFPRNLKVLILKKSVVSLSENEEESNEQISGREFAVPPKLRELRVEVDGNIGFLNLPPSTRTLDLKGMRVDKCNLSQIHNLALREQSRSQLCALQESDTLESLSLYSSDLNFAEPILLNSNLKEFCLHFCEMSYTRRQLDAMFSQVANLEVFKLTSNSREKSLFYPLFNYRWPRKLKVLALEINPPTYSSWVELKFCTLGKQFHLPPSLQELQIICPLVRLSKEFQLPASVRCLTLEGIPDTFKFRNLQLPPKLEYLSLMRSWFNITDTIFPSTLVEFYPPSLGGDIGEKRLHSTNLESLDWINQVNIPFIS; encoded by the coding sequence ATGGTTTCGTTTTTGCGAACGTTTCTGCTCTTGAAAAAGAGCTATAAGTCAGAGCCAGCACTAGATGCTAAATGCGACAACCTTGCGCAACCAATAGACCTCACTTGGATCTTTGGCTTGCCTTCCGAAATCGTTTGTCTTATTTTGAAAGAGCTTCCTCTCGCTGATCTTGTAACGCTCTCTAGGTTCAACTTACCTATTCAAGACGCTATACTCCAAGAATTGGCAAGGGGGCCATTGTACATCGACAACTTGCGATCTCTGCATTTGGCCAGGGTAGGAAGATTACGTTTGAAACAGAGTCAATTCGTCGAATTGGCAAATAAGCATCCTTATCTAAAATTCGGCAAGATCGTGACTACAACACGTATCTGTATTAATCTCTATACAGAATGTAAGAAAGCAATagaaacagcagaagaaatcgaacTCGTTGAATATGATTGCACTCCATTCTTTAATGTAGATTTGCAAACAATGCTGTGCAACCTAACCTTGGTTTGCGAAACCTTTCAATCAATTGACCTGGAATTTCTTCCTAAAACCTCTTTGAAACTCATTCAAAGGTTGCCAGCGCCATTCAACTTTCAAGCCTTGTTCTCAGAAGAGGTTGTAAGCGCTCCAATTCTCCCCGAACACTTGAAACTGCTTGAAGTACCAAAACTAACCATTGACGCTAGTGACATTAGCATTTTGCCTCAGACTCTCGAAACATTGCAAATATGTATAAATTGCGAGGAAGATTTGGTTGATATTTCTCATTTGAAAGTTATTTCACATTTAAGCATAACTGTCAACAATTTGGAGTCTCTTAAAGAATTAATTCTACCATCTCAAACCAAGGAGCTACAGCTTGATTGTCCAACTATCAAAGATTTTGATTCCTTGGATCTGTACGAGCACCTAAGAAAGCTTACTATATACTCCCCAAAGGATATCAGCTCGAAATTGTTCACGGAGACTTCATTTCCTCGCAATCTAAAGGTGCTTATCCTCAAGAAATCAGTAGTTTCGCTTTCcgaaaacgaagaagaaagtaacGAGCAGATTAGTGGCAGGGAGTTTGCTGTACCACCAAAATTGAGAGAATTGAGAGTTGAAGTAGATGGCAATATAGGATTCTTGAACTTACCGCCTTCAACTCGAACTCTCGATTTGAAAGGAATGCGAGTTGATAAGTGCAACTTAAGTCAGATCCACAATCTTGCATTACGAGAGCAAAGCAGAAGTCAATTGTGtgctcttcaagaaagcGACACCTTGGAGAGTTTGTCCTTATACCTGAGTGATCTAAACTTTGCTGAGCCAATACTACTAAATTCCAATCTAAAAGAGTTTTGTTTACATTTCTGTGAAATGAGTTATACAAGGCGGCAACTTGATGCGATGTTTTCGCAGGTGGCTAACTTGGAAGTGTTTAAACTTACAAGCAATTCTAGAGAGAAATCGTTATTTTACCCACTTTTTAACTATCGTTGGCCCCGGAAATTGAAAGTGTTGGCATTGGAGATTAATCCTCCAACATATTCTTCCTGGGTAGAATTAAAATTCTGCACTCTTGGaaaacaatttcatttgCCTCCTAGCTTGCAAGAACTACAAATAATTTGTCCACTTGTACGGCTTTCAAAGGAATTTCAATTGCCAGCATCTGTAAGATGTTTGACTCTCGAGGGTATTCCAGACACTTTCAAATTTagaaatcttcaactaCCTCCAAAGTTGGAATACTTGAGTTTAATGAGAAGTTGGTTCAACATTACTGATACTATCTTCCCATCGACATTAGTCGAGTTCTATCCTCCAAGTTTGGGAGGGGATATTGGCGAGAAGCGACTACATTCTACCAATTTGGAGTCACTTGACTGGATCAACCAAGTGAATATTCCATTTATACTGTAA
- a CDS encoding predicted protein, whose translation MFSLTHVLKFWNLHNSKDQLIPQYDHFEDLPDLRWVLDLPHEIILLILKELSPSDLVVLLKHNFPFQDDVRKQIAKGPLYIDDMQCSPLAKSGRLRIGTERFKMFADKFPNLRFGKLVTSHIVLSQLHNDNPDANVLERADEIEIHVSGLYQFYSTSEVPIKCRCSFIQKKWVLAGLDLDSLPPTTFAVTQEVIPRMMIYYCLRSEQITTPNLPTNLKLLDFSTLTIDDRDVDILPQSLETLRINIYSVKQEIDLSHLINLKHLTLSTINIESPTDCIFPSKIQELELICPTFRDYESLEKYHSLKSLTIHPPIETTPVLFNRTSLPRNIDSLTIRTLHATTGTPVIINEFVLPPFLKELKIQAHGKLSYLVLPPSIHTLELRDFTVQNCGIESVRNLTLGRGNESMFAQIRESKALQSLTLYDCDLNLDKPVIFNSELKELYLNDCNLDYTTEELEKTLSNLAKLEVLSIKVPEYNVFLAEPLFNLVHLPQNLKVLKFESNPYWYLSSVNPRTLESREHMNFCILADECQLPPKLEELEIVSSSIKLTKGLRLPTTLRHLSFRGFKHKFKFSSLTLPPYLETLDLSECMFNLANTKFPSTLREFDLPDAYESAKPLNSTNLATLDWINLHSDNYGSINGKFYYNQVPWTENEFD comes from the coding sequence ATGTTTTCGCTTACGCATGTGCTTAAGTTCTGGAATTTACACAATTCTAAAGATCAGCTTATACCTCAATACGACCATTTCGAAGATCTACCAGATCTCAGATGGGTACTCGACTTACCACACGAAATAATACTTCTTATTTTGAAAGAACTTTCGCCTTcagatcttgttgtcttATTGAAACACAATTTCCCATTTCAAGATGATGTACGAAAACAGATTGCAAAAGGGCCATTGTATATCGATGACATGCAGTGTCTGCCGTTAGCAAAGTCAGGTAGACTTCGTATCGGCACTGAACGTTTCAAGATGTTTGCAGACAAGTTTCCAAATCTCAGGTTTGGAAAGCTTGTCACCAGTCATATTGTCTTGTCCCAATTACATAATGATAACCCCGATGCTAATGTTCTAGAGAGAGCAGACGAAATCGAAATTCATGTAAGTGGGCTTTACCAGTTTTATAGTACCAGTGAAGTGCCAATTAAGTGTCGATGTAGTTTTATTCAAAAAAAGTGGGTATTGGCTGGCTTGGACTTGGATTCACTACCTCCAACAACGTTCGCTGTCACACAAGAGGTTATACCAAGGATGATGATTTACTATTGTCTTAGAAGTGAGCAGATCACTACTCCGAATTTACCTacaaatttgaagttgctTGATTTCTCAACTTTAACAATTGATGATAGGGACGTAGATATACTTCCCCAATCCCTTGAAACACTAAGAATTAACATCTATTCAGTCAAACAGGAAATTGATTTGTCTCATTTGATTAATCTTAAACATTTGACTCTTTCAACCATTAATATAGAATCACCTACTGACTGTATTTTTCCTTCGAAAATACAAGAGCTAGAGTTGATATGCCCAACCTTTAGAGACTATGAATCTTTGGAAAAGTACCACAGCTTGAAATCACTTACAATCCACCCGCCAATAGAGACAACCCCAGTTTTGTTCAACAGGACTTCTTTGCCTCGAAATATTGACCTGCTTACCATAAGAACATTGCATGCAACGACTGGAACACCAGTAATTATAAACGAATTTGTACTTCCGCCATTTTTGAAGGAGTTGAAAATACAAGCTCATGGCAAGCTTAGCTATTTGGTTCTACCACCGTCTATCCATACCCTCGAGCTAAGAGACTTTACAGTTCAAAACTGTGGTATTGAAAGCGTTAGAAATCTAACCTTAGGACGTGGAAATGAAAGTATGTTTGCACAAATACGTGAAAGCAAGGCATTGCAATCCTTGACTTTATACGACTGTGACTTAAACTTGGATAAACCAGTAATTTTTAACTCAGAGCTCAAGGAGCTCTATTTGAACGACTGTAACTTGGACTACACTactgaagaacttgaaaaaaCACTAAGTAACCTTGCCAAGTTAGAAGTACTCAGCATAAAAGTACCGGAATATAATGTTTTCCTTGCTGAGCCTCTATTTAACCTTGTACATTTGCCTCAGAATTTGAAAGtgttgaaatttgaatCAAACCCCTATTGGTATTTGAGTAGCGTTAACCCTAGAACCCTTGAGAGCCGCGAACATATGAATTTCTGTATTCTTGCAGATGAATGTCAATTACCACCAAAGTtagaagaacttgagaTTGTAAGCTCAAGCATAAAACTTACCAAAGGACTACGATTGCCAACCACTCTCAGACATTTGTCGTTTCGGGGATTTAAAcataaattcaaattttctTCGCTTACGTTACCACCATATTTGGAAACCTTGGACTTGCTGGAATGTATGTTTAATTTGGCCAATACGAAATTCCCACTGACATTAAGAGAATTTGATCTTCCCGATGCATATGAATCTGCCAAACCTCTCAACTCTACTAACTTGGCGACACTAGATTGGATCAACTTACACAGTGACAACTACGGTTCCATTAATGGAAAGTTTTATTATAATCAAGTCCCATGGACCGAAAACGAATTCGATTAA